One Fundulus heteroclitus isolate FHET01 chromosome 11, MU-UCD_Fhet_4.1, whole genome shotgun sequence DNA segment encodes these proteins:
- the lrrc32 gene encoding transforming growth factor beta activator LRRC32 isoform X2, with product MATFQLLFLLWASCAAASAHPSRRLAPCQVVQMDVFCSDLSLSGAPLNLPQGVQMLDLSRNQVQNLTLETLGFHVGFHQLNLHSNKIHFIQPGLFKEMKDLRVLDLSRNHLNVFALYKVNIGPLTALESLDLSSNGLFTGMSDYFLAESPSLVNLSLDSNSITKIAQNTFSGLSSLRKISLHNNVILEIEDGAFDSLDHLAELDLSKNSITCIIDFNLYNLSVLNLSKNSVEFFQSAKSDRPFKLRSLDLSENKMIYFPLLPENNVLEFLNVSRNHIQTLNSTGSLLNHTTMNFDRLKYLDMSYNKLKSLPETFFANMGSLEVLNASHNCISSFSVTSKDLLHRVKIINLSHNSLQSLTFEENSLRSLRKLFLQGNELTVLDQHTFQRLPSIKYLQLQQNNLQICGAEQNQHKPTPTNQNHQDPTGCVSFSSVCNLHFLYLSENNLRTLPGKAFVNTPLRLLDLSLNPGLDMQRDALFGLEHSLVHLLLRENNMSSLNTDLSSLKSLKHVDLSTNQLNTLPTWNAESAIESLNLQNNNLVTLDQSTILALERSLKTLYMGSNPLSCCDNLGFLHMVQHSAIVVPDIETVTCVHEDSSEPVNIEKVTREMCHQSEPPNYTAVVVVTLLVVLILLGLLVKCFRSRRRKRNRGFHA from the coding sequence gtccagatggatgtgttcTGCAGCGATCTGAGTCTTAGTGGCGCGCCGCTCAACCTTCCTCAGGGAGTCCAAATGCTGGACCTTTCTCGAAACCAGGTTCAAAACCTCACCCTGGAAACTTTAGGCTTTCACGTCGGCTTCCACCAACTGAATCTTCATTCCAACAAGATTCACTTCATCCAGCCGGGACTCTTCAAAGAGATGAAGGACCTGAGAGTCCTGGATCTCTCCAGGAATCACCTCAACGTTTTTGCACTCTACAAAGTGAACATCGGACCTCTCACAGCTCTGGAGTCGTTAGACCTTTCCAGCAATGGTTTGTTCACGGGCATGTCGGACTATTTCCTGGCTGAATCTCCGTCTCTGGTGAACCTTTCTCTGGACAGCAACAGCATCACAAAAATAGCACAGAACACCTTCAGTGGATTGTCGTCTTTGAGGAAAATCAGCCTCCACAATAACGTCATCCTGGAGATAGAAGATGGGGCTTTTGACTCCTTGGATCATCTGGCTGAGCTCGATTTATCCAAGAATTCAATCACCTGCATCATAGACTTCAATCTTTACAACTTGTCTGTTCTCAATCTCAGCAAGAACAGCGTCGAGTTTTTCCAAAGCGCAAAGTCAGATCGTCCCTTTAAGCTTCGTTCTCTGGATCTGAGcgaaaacaaaatgatttactTCCCTCTCCTCCCGGAAAACAATGTGCTTGAATTTCTGAACGTTTCGCGGAACCATATTCAGACACTCAACAGCACAGGGAGTCTGCTGAACCACACAACTATGAATTTTGATCGTTTAAAATACCTGGACATGAGTTACAACAAACTCAAAAGCCTACCAGAGACTTTCTTTGCCAATATGGGATCCCTCGAAGTCCTCAATGCGAGTCACAACTGCATCAGCTCGTTTTCTGTCACCTCTAAAGACCTTCTGCACAGGGTGAAGATTATCAATCTGAGCCATAATTCTCTACAGAGTTTGACATTTGAGGAAAATTCGCTTCGCTCCCTGAGAAAACTCTTCCTGCAGGGAAATGAGCTCACAGTCCTTGACCAGCACACCTTTCAAAGACTGCCGAGCATCAAGtacctgcagctccagcagaacaatCTGCAAATCTGTGGCGCTGAGCAAAACCAGCATAAGCCAACACCGACGAACCAAAACCACCAGGATCCAACTGGTTGTGTGTCCTTCTCATCTGTTTGCAACCTGCACTTCCTCTATCTCTCTGAAAACAATCTGAGGACCCTCCCTGGAAAGGCGTTTGTGAACACCCCTCTGAGGTTACTCGACCTGTCCCTAAACCCAGGCTTAGACATGCAAAGGGACGCCCTGTTTGGTCTGGAGCATTCGTTGGTCCACCTGCTCCTGAGAGAAAACAACATGTCAAGCCTGAACACAGACCTGAGCTCCCTGAAGAGCCTCAAACACGTTGACCTGTCCACCAACCAGCTCAACACCCTGCCCACCTGGAACGCAGAGTCCGCCATCGAGTCCTTGAACCTGCAGAACAACAACTTGGTCACCCTGGACCAGTCCACCATCCTCGCCTTGGAGCGCTCGTTAAAGACCCTCTACATGGGCTCCAACCCTCTGAGCTGCTGCGACAACCTGGGCTTCCTCCACATGGTGCAGCACTCCGCCATCGTCGTCCCGGACATTGAGACCGTGACTTGCGTCCACGAGGACTCCTCAGAGCCGGTGAACATTGAGAAGGTGACCCGGGAGATGTGTCATCAGTCCGAGCCTCCAAACTACACGGCAGTTGTCGTGGTGACGTTGTTAGTTGTGTTAATCCTGCTGGGGCTGCTGGTTAAGTGTTTCAGATCAAGGAGACGGAAGCGCAACAGAGGCTTTCACGCCTAG